In Hermetia illucens chromosome 1, iHerIll2.2.curated.20191125, whole genome shotgun sequence, one genomic interval encodes:
- the LOC119661420 gene encoding uncharacterized protein LOC119661420 isoform X2 produces MRPSPSCMTLSSANICQRCPYGEERRNMTLARATLGPFPDEWILSGLDKILYFCGIKNVCDLVEKFPLDTDFFLTSSDSDLDSIAPRSFDVMGGGHGTKDGLSESAIVVDEADNIVKVEKVSAISLDEEKDNRHLRKSLDNIQRSVSLIQQSLDQGHGHKKSSQSRKLGGETQTSKSNRFSNESILKNKKRSILKHSLGSGAPVGAEARNPGSHSDPNLSSVSQGDTKGKLVTIYSSSTIPSHSEGAPPPLSKGSGVRASSIQKSLPGSKLQNNGLPEGESGEPNKIARFSDPCRPKKLPKIIGTRWAMARINLFNDCSRTYEILEIKGRLPRAVIPCKTVVFFAVLPDGSTICYDYVKSKKL; encoded by the exons ATGCGACCATCTCCAAGCTGCATGACTCTTAGTTCTGCGAATATTTGCCAACGTTGTCCTTATGGGGAAGAACGCCGCAATATGACTCTAGCAAGAGCAACACTTGGACCTTTTCCTGACGAGTGGATCCTATCTGGTTTGGATAAAATCCTCTATTTCTGCGGGAtcaagaatgtttgcgatttggtTGAGAAGTTTCCTTTAGATACCGATTTTTTCTTAACCTCGTCGGATTCTGATTTGGATTCGATTGCTCCGAGGTCCTTTGATGTTATGGGAGGAGGCCACGGAACGAAAGATGGACTATCCGAGTCAGCCATTGTTGTAGATGAGGCGGATAATATTGTAAAGGTGGAGAAAGTGAGTGCCATTTCATTAGATGAGGAAAAGG ATAACAGACATCTTCGGAAATCATTGGACAATATTCAAAGATCGGTTTCGCTAATACAGCAATCACTGGATCAGGGACACG GTCACAAGAAATCGTCCCAGTCGAGAAAACTAGGAGGTGAGACCCAAA CTTCCAAAAGCAACCGTTTCTCCAATGAATCAATCCTGAAGAACAAGAAGCGATCGATTCTCAAGCATAGTTTAGGAAGTGGAGCCCCAGTTGGGGCTGAGGCTCGAAATCCTGGTTCACACAGTGATCCAAATCTAAGCTCTGTCTCTCAAGGAGACACCAAAGGCAAATTGGTTACAATTTATTCAAGCTCCACGATTCCGAGTCATTCGGAAGGTGCCCCACCTCCTTTGAGTAAAGGTAGCGGAGTACGAGCTTCTTCTATCCAAAAATCGTTACCAGGATCAAAATTACAAAACAATGGATTGCCTGAAGGAGAATCAGGAGAACCGAATAAAATAGCTCGTTTCAGTGATCCTTGTCGTCCGAAAAAGCTCCCAAAAATAATTGGAACAAGATGGGCTATGGCAAGGATTAATTTATTCAATGACTGCTCAAGGACATATGAAATACTTGAAATTAAGGGAAGGTTACCTCGTGCCGTTATACCATGTAAAACGGTGGTGTTTTTTGCTGTTTTGCCCGATGGCTCGACAATTTGTTATGATTAcgtgaaatcaaaaaaattgtag
- the LOC119661420 gene encoding uncharacterized protein LOC119661420 isoform X1 → MRPSPSCMTLSSANICQRCPYGEERRNMTLARATLGPFPDEWILSGLDKILYFCGIKNVCDLVEKFPLDTDFFLTSSDSDLDSIAPRSFDVMGGGHGTKDGLSESAIVVDEADNIVKVEKVSAISLDEEKDNRHLRKSLDNIQRSVSLIQQSLDQGHETGHKKSSQSRKLGGETQTSKSNRFSNESILKNKKRSILKHSLGSGAPVGAEARNPGSHSDPNLSSVSQGDTKGKLVTIYSSSTIPSHSEGAPPPLSKGSGVRASSIQKSLPGSKLQNNGLPEGESGEPNKIARFSDPCRPKKLPKIIGTRWAMARINLFNDCSRTYEILEIKGRLPRAVIPCKTVVFFAVLPDGSTICYDYVKSKKL, encoded by the exons ATGCGACCATCTCCAAGCTGCATGACTCTTAGTTCTGCGAATATTTGCCAACGTTGTCCTTATGGGGAAGAACGCCGCAATATGACTCTAGCAAGAGCAACACTTGGACCTTTTCCTGACGAGTGGATCCTATCTGGTTTGGATAAAATCCTCTATTTCTGCGGGAtcaagaatgtttgcgatttggtTGAGAAGTTTCCTTTAGATACCGATTTTTTCTTAACCTCGTCGGATTCTGATTTGGATTCGATTGCTCCGAGGTCCTTTGATGTTATGGGAGGAGGCCACGGAACGAAAGATGGACTATCCGAGTCAGCCATTGTTGTAGATGAGGCGGATAATATTGTAAAGGTGGAGAAAGTGAGTGCCATTTCATTAGATGAGGAAAAGG ATAACAGACATCTTCGGAAATCATTGGACAATATTCAAAGATCGGTTTCGCTAATACAGCAATCACTGGATCAGGGACACG AAACAGGTCACAAGAAATCGTCCCAGTCGAGAAAACTAGGAGGTGAGACCCAAA CTTCCAAAAGCAACCGTTTCTCCAATGAATCAATCCTGAAGAACAAGAAGCGATCGATTCTCAAGCATAGTTTAGGAAGTGGAGCCCCAGTTGGGGCTGAGGCTCGAAATCCTGGTTCACACAGTGATCCAAATCTAAGCTCTGTCTCTCAAGGAGACACCAAAGGCAAATTGGTTACAATTTATTCAAGCTCCACGATTCCGAGTCATTCGGAAGGTGCCCCACCTCCTTTGAGTAAAGGTAGCGGAGTACGAGCTTCTTCTATCCAAAAATCGTTACCAGGATCAAAATTACAAAACAATGGATTGCCTGAAGGAGAATCAGGAGAACCGAATAAAATAGCTCGTTTCAGTGATCCTTGTCGTCCGAAAAAGCTCCCAAAAATAATTGGAACAAGATGGGCTATGGCAAGGATTAATTTATTCAATGACTGCTCAAGGACATATGAAATACTTGAAATTAAGGGAAGGTTACCTCGTGCCGTTATACCATGTAAAACGGTGGTGTTTTTTGCTGTTTTGCCCGATGGCTCGACAATTTGTTATGATTAcgtgaaatcaaaaaaattgtag
- the LOC119661420 gene encoding uncharacterized protein LOC119661420 isoform X4 encodes MRPSPSCMTLSSANICQRCPYGEERRNMTLARATLGPFPDEWILSGLDKILYFCGIKNVCDLVEKFPLDTDFFLTSSDSDLDSIAPRSFDVMGGGHGTKDGLSESAIVVDEADNIVKVEKVSAISLDEEKDNRHLRKSLDNIQRSVSLIQQSLDQGHGHKKSSQSRKLGASKSNRFSNESILKNKKRSILKHSLGSGAPVGAEARNPGSHSDPNLSSVSQGDTKGKLVTIYSSSTIPSHSEGAPPPLSKGSGVRASSIQKSLPGSKLQNNGLPEGESGEPNKIARFSDPCRPKKLPKIIGTRWAMARINLFNDCSRTYEILEIKGRLPRAVIPCKTVVFFAVLPDGSTICYDYVKSKKL; translated from the exons ATGCGACCATCTCCAAGCTGCATGACTCTTAGTTCTGCGAATATTTGCCAACGTTGTCCTTATGGGGAAGAACGCCGCAATATGACTCTAGCAAGAGCAACACTTGGACCTTTTCCTGACGAGTGGATCCTATCTGGTTTGGATAAAATCCTCTATTTCTGCGGGAtcaagaatgtttgcgatttggtTGAGAAGTTTCCTTTAGATACCGATTTTTTCTTAACCTCGTCGGATTCTGATTTGGATTCGATTGCTCCGAGGTCCTTTGATGTTATGGGAGGAGGCCACGGAACGAAAGATGGACTATCCGAGTCAGCCATTGTTGTAGATGAGGCGGATAATATTGTAAAGGTGGAGAAAGTGAGTGCCATTTCATTAGATGAGGAAAAGG ATAACAGACATCTTCGGAAATCATTGGACAATATTCAAAGATCGGTTTCGCTAATACAGCAATCACTGGATCAGGGACACG GTCACAAGAAATCGTCCCAGTCGAGAAAACTAGGAG CTTCCAAAAGCAACCGTTTCTCCAATGAATCAATCCTGAAGAACAAGAAGCGATCGATTCTCAAGCATAGTTTAGGAAGTGGAGCCCCAGTTGGGGCTGAGGCTCGAAATCCTGGTTCACACAGTGATCCAAATCTAAGCTCTGTCTCTCAAGGAGACACCAAAGGCAAATTGGTTACAATTTATTCAAGCTCCACGATTCCGAGTCATTCGGAAGGTGCCCCACCTCCTTTGAGTAAAGGTAGCGGAGTACGAGCTTCTTCTATCCAAAAATCGTTACCAGGATCAAAATTACAAAACAATGGATTGCCTGAAGGAGAATCAGGAGAACCGAATAAAATAGCTCGTTTCAGTGATCCTTGTCGTCCGAAAAAGCTCCCAAAAATAATTGGAACAAGATGGGCTATGGCAAGGATTAATTTATTCAATGACTGCTCAAGGACATATGAAATACTTGAAATTAAGGGAAGGTTACCTCGTGCCGTTATACCATGTAAAACGGTGGTGTTTTTTGCTGTTTTGCCCGATGGCTCGACAATTTGTTATGATTAcgtgaaatcaaaaaaattgtag
- the LOC119661420 gene encoding uncharacterized protein LOC119661420 isoform X3, protein MRPSPSCMTLSSANICQRCPYGEERRNMTLARATLGPFPDEWILSGLDKILYFCGIKNVCDLVEKFPLDTDFFLTSSDSDLDSIAPRSFDVMGGGHGTKDGLSESAIVVDEADNIVKVEKVSAISLDEEKDNRHLRKSLDNIQRSVSLIQQSLDQGHETGHKKSSQSRKLGASKSNRFSNESILKNKKRSILKHSLGSGAPVGAEARNPGSHSDPNLSSVSQGDTKGKLVTIYSSSTIPSHSEGAPPPLSKGSGVRASSIQKSLPGSKLQNNGLPEGESGEPNKIARFSDPCRPKKLPKIIGTRWAMARINLFNDCSRTYEILEIKGRLPRAVIPCKTVVFFAVLPDGSTICYDYVKSKKL, encoded by the exons ATGCGACCATCTCCAAGCTGCATGACTCTTAGTTCTGCGAATATTTGCCAACGTTGTCCTTATGGGGAAGAACGCCGCAATATGACTCTAGCAAGAGCAACACTTGGACCTTTTCCTGACGAGTGGATCCTATCTGGTTTGGATAAAATCCTCTATTTCTGCGGGAtcaagaatgtttgcgatttggtTGAGAAGTTTCCTTTAGATACCGATTTTTTCTTAACCTCGTCGGATTCTGATTTGGATTCGATTGCTCCGAGGTCCTTTGATGTTATGGGAGGAGGCCACGGAACGAAAGATGGACTATCCGAGTCAGCCATTGTTGTAGATGAGGCGGATAATATTGTAAAGGTGGAGAAAGTGAGTGCCATTTCATTAGATGAGGAAAAGG ATAACAGACATCTTCGGAAATCATTGGACAATATTCAAAGATCGGTTTCGCTAATACAGCAATCACTGGATCAGGGACACG AAACAGGTCACAAGAAATCGTCCCAGTCGAGAAAACTAGGAG CTTCCAAAAGCAACCGTTTCTCCAATGAATCAATCCTGAAGAACAAGAAGCGATCGATTCTCAAGCATAGTTTAGGAAGTGGAGCCCCAGTTGGGGCTGAGGCTCGAAATCCTGGTTCACACAGTGATCCAAATCTAAGCTCTGTCTCTCAAGGAGACACCAAAGGCAAATTGGTTACAATTTATTCAAGCTCCACGATTCCGAGTCATTCGGAAGGTGCCCCACCTCCTTTGAGTAAAGGTAGCGGAGTACGAGCTTCTTCTATCCAAAAATCGTTACCAGGATCAAAATTACAAAACAATGGATTGCCTGAAGGAGAATCAGGAGAACCGAATAAAATAGCTCGTTTCAGTGATCCTTGTCGTCCGAAAAAGCTCCCAAAAATAATTGGAACAAGATGGGCTATGGCAAGGATTAATTTATTCAATGACTGCTCAAGGACATATGAAATACTTGAAATTAAGGGAAGGTTACCTCGTGCCGTTATACCATGTAAAACGGTGGTGTTTTTTGCTGTTTTGCCCGATGGCTCGACAATTTGTTATGATTAcgtgaaatcaaaaaaattgtag
- the LOC119661422 gene encoding uncharacterized protein LOC119661422, with protein sequence MIILEKFKTISINFLIILLTLTILYAITFVILNFFGEGDEYNKRREIKAKAAEDLQKKICESTNMGQKCTVTEPATQSVQAVCPSNQTLVKDTRRISKGENDGWEASRNYPIQRK encoded by the exons ATgataattttagaaaaattcaaaacaatttccattaattttctaattatccttttGACTCTTACAATCCTCTATGCTATCACTTTcgttattttgaatttctttggGGAAGGAGACGAATACAATAAAAGACGCGAAATCAAAGCAAAAGCAGCAGAAGATTTACAAAAAAAGATTTGCGAATCTACGAATATGGGTCAGAAGTGCACGGTTACAGAGCCTGCAACCCAATCGGTGCAAGCAGTATGTCCTTCAAACCAGACATTGGTGAAGGACACGCGAAGGATCTCGAAGGGTGAAAATGATG GATGGGAGGCATCAAGAAACTATCCGATTCAGAGAAAGTGA